In the Engystomops pustulosus chromosome 2, aEngPut4.maternal, whole genome shotgun sequence genome, one interval contains:
- the LHX1 gene encoding LIM/homeobox protein Lhx1 has product MVHCAGCERPILDRFLLNVLDRAWHVKCVQCCECKCNLTEKCFSRESKLYCKNDFFRRFGTKCAGCAQGISPSDLVRRARSKVFHLNCFTCMMCNKQLSTGEELYIIDENKFVCKEDYLNNNNNAAKENSLLSVTGSDPSLSPDSQDPSQDDAKDSESANISDKEAGINENDDQNLGAKRRGPRTTIKAKQLETLKAAFAATPKPTRHIREQLAQETGLNMRVIQVWFQNRRSKERRMKQLSALGARRHAFFRSPRRMRPLVDRLEPGELIPNGPFSFYGDYQSEYYGPGSNYDFFPQGPPSSQAQTPVDLPFVPSSGPAGTPLGSMEHPLPGHHPSSEAQRFTDIMSHPPGDSPSPEPNLPGSMHSMSAEVFGQSPPFSSLSVNGGATYGNHLSHAAEMNEAAVW; this is encoded by the exons ATGGTGCACTGTGCTGGATGCGAGAGGCCCATCCTGGACCGCTTCTTGCTGAATGTTCTGGACAGGGCTTGGCATGTCAAATGTGTACAGTGCTGTGAATGTAAATGCAATTTAACAGAGAAATGTTTTTCTAGAGAAAGCAAGCTTTATTGTAAAAACGACTTCTTCAG ACGTTTTGGTACCAAGTGTGCTGGCTGTGCCCAGGGAATCTCCCCCAGTGACCTGGTCAGGAGGGCAAGAAGCAAAGTGTTCCACTTGAACTGTTTCACATGTATGATGTGTAACAAACAGCTCTCCACTGGAGAGGAACTATATATTATCGATGAGAACAAGTTTGTCTGTAAAGAAGATTAcctaaacaacaacaacaacgctGCCAAAGAAAATAGTCTTCTCTCAG TGACAGGCAGTGACCCCAGTTTATCTCCTGACTCCCAAGACCCATCTCAAGACGACGCGAAAGACTCTGAAAGCGCTAACATCTCAGATAAGGAGGCTGGGATTAACGAGAACGATGACCAGAACCTGGGGGCAAAGAGGAGAGGACCCCGCACCACTATCAAAGCCAAACAGCTGGAGACCCTGAAGGCGGCCTTTGCCGCGACCCCTAAACCCACCCGACACATCAGGGAGCAGCTGGCCCAAGAGACCGGACTGAACATGCGGGTCATACAG GTTTGGTTCCAGAACCGGCGCTCCAAGGAGCGGAGGATGAAGCAGCTGAGCGCCCTGGGAGCCCGGAGACACGCCTTCTTCCGGAGCCCGCGGAGGATGCGGCCGCTGGTGGACCGGCTGGAGCCCGGGGAGCTCATCCCCAATGGCCCCTTCTCCTTCTATGGAG ACTACCAGAGCGAGTATTATGGGCCAGGAAGTAACTACGACTTCTTTCCTCAAGGACCCCCTTCATCACAAGCTCAGACCCCCGTAGATCTGCCGTTTGTCCCCTCATCCGGACCAGCAGGAACCCCACTAGGCTCCATGGAGCACCCGTTACCCGGACACCACCCCTCTAGCGAGGCTCAGCGTTTCACCGACATCATGTCCCACCCTCCCGGAGACTCTCCCAGCCCCGAGCCGAACCTCCCCGGCTCCATGCACTCCATGTCGGCAGAGGTGTTTGGCCAGAGTCCTCCCTTCTCATCTTTATCAGTGAACGGCGGGGCCACGTACGGGAATCACTTGTCACATGCAGCAGAAATGAATGAAGCTGCAGTCTGGTAG